The following nucleotide sequence is from Synchiropus splendidus isolate RoL2022-P1 chromosome 14, RoL_Sspl_1.0, whole genome shotgun sequence.
GGAATTTCTAGTGCAACAACCTACAAGTTTTCCCATCTCACTGATAGTTATGATCAAAGTAGTAGTAAACCATATTTTGTCCCTATTTATagcagctttgtttttcaagttGTCGGCCTTCAGTCAAGTTTCATGGTATTTCCATCAGTCAGTTTAAATGAATTATACTGCTTAAACACATTTATCAGTCTTGTCGCTGTGCAAgcccatttcattttcaagccAGCAGCAGCTAGTCAAGATTTGAATAGAGGATCCCAAAATAGATTAGACCGACGCAAAGTGAATGCATGCATTGATTGATGCAGCAGCAGGCTGCTACGGCCCACAAAAACTCAGGAGTACACAAAGtcgggagagggagagagaaagaaccaCAAACACCAGCAGCCGCTCCTTAACAACAGTCAATTGTTCACTTAAGCTAGTAAATTGGTGAAagtaattattcattcatttaaacaaaccagAAGGAGTCGTGATTGAGACCAGAAGGAGAGTTACAGACTGCTGCGTCAGCCACCTGAGGGCGTACGGCACAGAAGCAGTCCAACACCAGTAGCATCAGAATCATTAGGCACCCCTCCCGCTGTTCCCCTGCCGGGCTCCCAACGTTTTGCCCTCTCATGCAGACGCCCTTTTAAGATTATCATTTATAATTGTACCATCCTTCGGAGAGTGCCGTAATGATGAAGAATTATCATAAGCACATGACGCAGTGGCATGCAATTATTACCGCATCACCCAGAAATGCTCTTCAATGACCCAGAGAGGATTTAATGATGTGCAGCGCATTTCATAGCAACATTAACCATGAGATGGGCTCAATCTGACATTGAATCGAGACTAGAGAATCAGATTTGCAAGGGCAACAATCTTAGAGAACAATTTTAGTAAGCGATTACGTTCAGCAAGATGTCAATTATTTGAAATCCTGCAGGCATGGTAAACTCTTACCTGTCTGGTTTTGGCTGAGGTCTCAATAAAGGGAATGCCATAACTGCGAGCTAAGTCCTGAGCCTGCTTGGTGTCCACTGTCCTGGACGGGAGGTCACACTTATTTCCAACCAACACCATGGGAACATCCTCAGAGTCCTTCACCCGCTTTATCTGTTCTCTGTGAGGCAACAGACAAACATTCATTCAGAATTGAGCCTCTGTTTTAACAGGGGATTAAAAGGATTATGATCCTGACCCATTTGTGGCACTCATTGATCTTTGACATGACTATGCTGTTCTGGGCAACAGCATATTCATAACTTTACTTTCAAGTCACAGTTATTACTAGGCCAGCGTAACAGTATATGTCTCACTGCATCAAGACCTATTCAGTTGACAAAATGTAGCTGAAATACATTATATTGACACTGTTtcccagctccaccacagtcacCTGTCCACTTCTGTAGCTCACCTATAGTGGTGAATATCCTCAAAAGACTTGGTGTTGTTGATGGCGAACACGCAGAGGAAACCCTCGCCTGTCCTCATATACTGATCCCTCATGGCGCTGTACTCCTCCTGACCTGCAGTGTCGAGGATATCCAGTAGGCATGTCTCCCCATCTATCACCACCTGCTTCCTGTAAGAATCCTGAAGGAGGTGAAACGAGAAAACTTAATTGACACATTTTAGagttggttttttttcagtcgTTTGTAGGGACAAAACAAAATCGGGTTTATTTAAGTGTAAGGACCATTCACCAAGGTATGGACAGTACCTAATGTTGCTTTGGAGTTTAGTTTAATTTTActataagaaaagaaaaatcaattcGAGTGAGAAATAGAAATGGATGTGATTGAAATATTTATCCATTTTTAAAGACAGAAAACCATTATTCTCCTACCATGATACAGGCTACAATATCTGCAGTTACCATAGAGCCTAACAAGAGAGGAGAGCTCCTGTATGTTTCGGACTATATGGCGCGCTGgtgtacaagaaaaaaaatggatcaggaagaatttattataaatattatataatttattttaaaaactacaCTTACATTTATTGCACATTTATTGCAAAATACTggcttttaatcatgagacATGAATAAATGTCACGCCTGCGTTATGATGTTTCTCTCTGGATATTGTTTCCATTCAAAAACACCAAACCCACCATAATGCTGTCTACTTCTATGATAGATGTTTTGATTTCCTGGTTGAAAAAATTTCACTCAAGATTTCTGTCATTGAATGAATCAGCTGTGTGAATCAAGATTGTCGCGGCGCATCAAGGACAGAATGTAATGGTTCTTCCTTGGTCGTGTTGGTCAGTGTGAAATAGCGTTATGAAATGTTATATATGCTGCAGGACCAGTGAAACTGCAACTTGGAAAAGTACAGCCATTGCAGTGTGAGAAACAAGGTGGCTACAATCTCTTACCTAATTTAACACCACACCGAGGTGTAATAACCTTAAAATATGCCATCAATAATTGATTGGAATCATAATGAGTCTCTGCAAACAGTGCCCTCAAGAGCACAGACGAGcagaaaattattaaaaaaccTGTTTGGTTTGTTAAAAACTTGAACCAGTTGAACCTGCTGCAACTTTTCCTAAAGGTTAAGCCAGGTTCTGATCGCATGACAAAATTCAGAGTTTTCAAAGTGTGTTCCATCCAAAAGAAAGAGCCATCTTCACCTCAATGGTGGGGTCATATTCATCCACAAAATGATTCTGGATGAGCTGGATGGTAAGCGCACTCTTGCCAACGCCACCAGCTCCCACCACAACCAGCTTATATTCCGTCATTGTTCACCTGCAGTAGGGAAAAACAGGCCAGTGTTACATT
It contains:
- the kras gene encoding GTPase KRas isoform X1, with amino-acid sequence MTEYKLVVVGAGGVGKSALTIQLIQNHFVDEYDPTIEDSYRKQVVIDGETCLLDILDTAGQEEYSAMRDQYMRTGEGFLCVFAINNTKSFEDIHHYREQIKRVKDSEDVPMVLVGNKCDLPSRTVDTKQAQDLARSYGIPFIETSAKTRQRVEDAFYTLVREIRLYRLNKLSKEEKTPRCVKLKKCVVM
- the kras gene encoding GTPase KRas isoform X2; this encodes MTEYKLVVVGAGGVGKSALTIQLIQNHFVDEYDPTIEDSYRKQVVIDGETCLLDILDTAGQEEYSAMRDQYMRTGEGFLCVFAINNTKSFEDIHHYREQIKRVKDSEDVPMVLVGNKCDLPSRTVDTKQAQDLARSYGIPFIETSAKTRQGVDDAFYTLVREIRKHKEKMSKEGKKKKKKSKTKCTLM